The nucleotide sequence GTGTTCTCGGTCACATCACGAATGCTCACCACTGCGCGGTTCATCTCTTCGGCCACGTGGCTTTGCTGTTCGGCGGCGACGGCGATCTGGGTGTTGCTTTCACGCATTTGCGCCACGGCGCTGGTGATTTCGGCGAGCGCTGTGCCGGCTTCCAGGGCTTGTTGTACGCAGTCGTCGGCCTTGAACGAGCTTTCCTGCATGAAGTCCACCGCGTCGCGGGTGCCGGCCTGCAGAGCCGAGACCATGCGGGTGATTTCGTCGGTGGAGCTTTGCACGCGCTTGGCCAGGTTGCGCACTTCGTCGGCGACCACGGCAAACCCACGGCCCATTTCCCCGGCGCGAGCCGCTTCGATGGCGGCGTTGAGGGCGAGCAGGTTGGTCTGTTCGGCGATGCTGTGGATCACACTGACCACGCTGTTGATTTTCTGGCTGTCCTCGGCCAGTTTCTGGATCATTTCGGCGGTCTGTTGCACGCCGGAAGACAGGCCGGCGATTGAGTGCTGTACGCGGGTGACCACGTCCTGACCGCTGCCAGCGAGGGTGTCGGCGGCCTGGGACAAGTCGCGGGTGGCACCGGCATGTTGAGCGATATGGTAGACGGTGGCGGTCATTTCGTTGATGGCGGTGGCGGCCTGGTCGGTCTCGCTTTGCTGGCCAAGCATGCCGTGTTGTACCTCGTTCATGCTGCTGGCCAATCGAGCGGCACCCTCGTCCAGAAGCTTGGCGGTGCGCGCCACGGTGCTGACCACGCGCTGATAAACGGCTTGCATGGCATTGAAGGCGCTGGCCATCTGGCCGACTTCATCCTTGCAGGCCAACGGCACGCGGGCCGACAGGTCGCCGGTTTTCTCCACGTGCAGCATCACGTCCTTGAGGGTGTTGAGTTGGCTGAGCAGGAAGCGGATCAGCAATTGGGAGGCGCAGAGCATCGCCAGCATCAGGATCAGCACCGCCACGGCATAGTTGGCGAAGCGTTCACTGAATACCTGGCTCAGGCTGGGGGCGTGGGCGAGCACGGCGATGTATTGCCCATCAGGGCGGGCGATCACTTCAGCGCCCATCAGCGTGTTTTCGCCGAACAGCGGCATGGGGTTGAGTTCGACCCAACCCGTGTTGCTGCTCAGGGCTGACAGATCCTGATCGGCCAGCTGTGGGACTTGGCCGCGGGCAAACGTCAGCCAGTGCTCGCTATTGGGCAGGGCCTTGTCGGCCGGCCAGGCACCGAGCAATTGCGCCTGGGCCTGTGCCGAAGCCTGGGACGCATGGCTGCGCGATTGCTGTTCGAGATGCACGGCGTACAGCACCAGGAGCAGGGTCGTGATAAAGGCGACCGCGTTGACGGCCCAGAATTTGTATTTCAGCGAGATATTGCTAAGCCAGGCACCCATGGAAGGTTTTCTCTGATAGCGGAAACAGCATTGGCAAGGTGCCATTATTGTGCCGCTACTCAGCAAAGCGGTTTTGACATGGGTCAATGCACCGCATCAATCCACGGCAGGCAGCCCAAAAAACGCGCGGGCACAGGCGGTGCTGTGCTGAGCCAGGTCCTCGGCCGTTTCGTTGCGATGCAGGGCGACTTCGCGCAGCACTTCC is from Pseudomonas marginalis and encodes:
- a CDS encoding methyl-accepting chemotaxis protein, giving the protein MGAWLSNISLKYKFWAVNAVAFITTLLLVLYAVHLEQQSRSHASQASAQAQAQLLGAWPADKALPNSEHWLTFARGQVPQLADQDLSALSSNTGWVELNPMPLFGENTLMGAEVIARPDGQYIAVLAHAPSLSQVFSERFANYAVAVLILMLAMLCASQLLIRFLLSQLNTLKDVMLHVEKTGDLSARVPLACKDEVGQMASAFNAMQAVYQRVVSTVARTAKLLDEGAARLASSMNEVQHGMLGQQSETDQAATAINEMTATVYHIAQHAGATRDLSQAADTLAGSGQDVVTRVQHSIAGLSSGVQQTAEMIQKLAEDSQKINSVVSVIHSIAEQTNLLALNAAIEAARAGEMGRGFAVVADEVRNLAKRVQSSTDEITRMVSALQAGTRDAVDFMQESSFKADDCVQQALEAGTALAEITSAVAQMRESNTQIAVAAEQQSHVAEEMNRAVVSIRDVTENTVQQTVDSATTSNELATLAGELSKAIGQLKL